From the Pocillopora verrucosa isolate sample1 chromosome 11, ASM3666991v2, whole genome shotgun sequence genome, the window TGATATGCTTGTGTTGCACGTGTTCAGAGCTTATGCTTGCTTGTGGCATTAATATTTGAACACAATGTACTTGGAAAAAGCCGGGTATCTTCTTATATATCTTATATATGTTATAAAATTGAATGTCATGTATTAGACACTAAATGAATTTGCTTCCACATTGGAAAACTTCGTAGTTTTCTTGCACAAAAAAAGGGCGACAGCATCAAAGGTTTGATGGCCGTAGAATTTTTCCCTCTTATTAATTGTCTAgtcatgaaaaaatatcaacacaCTGCATTTAAAAACAGCCAGGTATCTcctttttgttataaaatggGATATCATGTATTTGACattgaatgaaattttttccaaatcagaaAACGAGATAATTTTGTTAACATGAAAAGAGGGCGACAATATCAAATGTTTGATGGCTGTAGAATTTtgtctttcttatttttattcatataattttttttgcatagtttattttctttctattcAGTTTCCTTTCTGGTCAGagaatttttcctcaaaggATGACAATGAAGCTTTTACTCTCTGTGGCTTTATCAGGTAAGGAATTTTATCTTTCCATATATCTTTTGCACCACGGAAACGAAGCAGATCGGTATATGTAACGGTCCTCAATTTGCGCTTGGCGCTTGATATTGCTTTGTAAACAAGCGCTGATCATGACCTTTCTTCCCTGATAAGTCATGATTTGTGttgatttacattttctgcTGTAGATATATGATAATGCACGTTTCTAAAATATGGTTCTGTAAGAAAATGTTGGGAAAAAAACATTGCGTATCCAATTAAAGATTCGTCCTAACTGTGAACTGAAGCTCGAGAATCTTATATTAAGACTTAAAAATCGTTTTCGCGGGGCCATGTAATGATTCCATTCAATGACATTTTTCCCTTGTATTGTAGTCTGTGCCATTGTTCCGGGTGATTCTCAGTCCTGTTCGAACGAAGGCGCCAAAGTCTCAGACTATTGTGGTAATACATGTTATTGCATTGGTGGTCAAATTCAAAACTGTTGCCGAGTGCGAAAGGAGTTTACTTCTATGACGGAAGCCGAGCGGATAGTGTACGTCAACACCGTTTGGAAAGCTTCAACTGATCTCCAATTTCAAAATGAGTACCAGAAACTTATATCCATGCACCAAAGATTGTTTCCAACAGGAATTCATCAAAAGGACCAGTTTCTACCATGGCATCGTTGGTGAGTAACTAGTTTTAAGAGCTGAGGGTTGTGGATTAAGGCAAGATAATTCACACCCGCGGTGCTTCCCCCCGCCATGGAGGATAAAGGGCTCTGAAGTAAATCCGGAGGAAGTAAAACCGGGGAAAAGCAATGGAATCTGAGCCACTCTGTTCTGATATATcatcttcccccccccctcccccttcctttTACCTTCCTCTCGTTTCGAACCACTCTTCAACCACTCCAAATGTTCTCATTCAAGTTAAACTCTACATTTACATGCATAATGTTTAACACGATACggtttatttgatttttctttccaagGTACATTCTTCAATATGAAAACCTATTGCGCCGAGTCGATTGCCGAGTAACCGTGCCTTATTGGGACTGGAGTATTGTCTCCATGACACCCTGGCACACAGACAAAACAAGAGTTTGGTATAGTGGACCCTCTGGATTGGGAGGCAATGGTATTACACCATCACGCTGTGTTCAAGATGGAGTCTTCGGTCAAGACTCATGGACGAAGACAAACGGGGGTTGCATCACCAGAGATTTCAATGGTTAGTTGCCTTCGATATTATGCGTTTCCTCGCTCCTGTCTAACCTTGgcgtgaggggggggggggggggagggaagggtgcggctacacgtaggctatgtGGGAGAAAGAGAGGTTCCTCTAacattttcatcatttaacCCGGTACGCAAAAATACTTCCTGTCAGAGCGTGTTAAGAAATCATTGCGCACCATTTTTTAAGTCGTTTCGAGGGATCTCGTCAGAGGGTGTTATTATCGTCTGTTCAAAGAATTAGAGCTTGAAAGTAGAGGATGCATTTTAGGCCACCTTAAGGCGTAAAACCGTGTCCGCTTCTAATCTTCTGTCTTCTGCAGGTTTTACACCTGACGTCATTGCTGTCTACTTGACTCTGCTTCATCCTCCCACCGTTGATGGCTTCGACATTTTCGAGAGGGATCTTCGAATTAACCTCCACGATACAGTTCACTGTAGGATAGGCGGTGACATGTGTCTTGTCACCTCAGCTGAAGCTCCCGAATTCTTCCTTCATCATGGCTTTATCGACAAGATCTGGTCAGATTGGCAAGAAAAAAGCAGAGATCATTTGACAGCCCACTTTCGTAATATAACGAACCCAATGATTGGAACAGTATACCGACCTGGAGATTTTCTCGACAACTCAAATCTTCCCGATGTTGAAAGGCCAGGGTGGCCAACCTGTGTTTTATACGACGACCCAACAAATCCTGTCTACCGGCAAGTCATGCAGCGTCTTCAAGGAATGACACGCGAGCAAATTCTTGAAATCCCTCGGCACTCGTTTAAGCCTCTTACTGGTCGCCAAATGAGGTTTTTCCATATCAGCCCACAGGAGCAAAACCAAGCCAGACAAGATCTGCGAGAATTGGAACCGCGCCACCAGCTTAGGGGGGAGGCTGGACTTACCGGAATGGACAGGAACATCGGTTTCAAGATGGAGTCTCTTTCCGCGACCTTTGGAAAGAAGCGCTCAGTtattaaaaataagtaaatccTCTATGCGTGGTGGAGGGTGGATGGCTCAGGAAAACTGTAGAAAACATATTTGGCAAATTTCTCGCATTGTATTATGATGCTTTccactaaaaaaaagaaacaccatgacgagctttgctcaagaaaagaattctcaCCAGGGATgcgtaaaatgatccataggcttgtcaaagtaaagcgagagggctcaattagcaagtgaaagcgaggtgtttggcttcgagcgtgaaattaattgaagttaacaattaaaatgaaaacaggcGCGAGGATCCGCGCGGCTTGCGCGTTAGGAGTGCTACGTAAATTTAGGActcttttgcacaattttctctttggaGATAACTACGCATTCATGGCGTGAatggcaattttcataattatagAATGATTCAGCGACAAGaacggcttagctaagccgtaGTGTGTCATGGCATTTGAGG encodes:
- the LOC131794512 gene encoding grixazone synthase-like; the protein is MKLLLSVALSVCAIVPGDSQSCSNEGAKVSDYCGNTCYCIGGQIQNCCRVRKEFTSMTEAERIVYVNTVWKASTDLQFQNEYQKLISMHQRLFPTGIHQKDQFLPWHRWYILQYENLLRRVDCRVTVPYWDWSIVSMTPWHTDKTRVWYSGPSGLGGNGITPSRCVQDGVFGQDSWTKTNGGCITRDFNGFTPDVIAVYLTLLHPPTVDGFDIFERDLRINLHDTVHCRIGGDMCLVTSAEAPEFFLHHGFIDKIWSDWQEKSRDHLTAHFRNITNPMIGTVYRPGDFLDNSNLPDVERPGWPTCVLYDDPTNPVYRQVMQRLQGMTREQILEIPRHSFKPLTGRQMRFFHISPQEQNQARQDLRELEPRHQLRGEAGLTGMDRNIGFKMESLSATFGKKRSVIKNK